Genomic window (Bosea vaviloviae):
CCTTGGTCGGCCCCGCAACCACCAGATCGACCTTCTGGTCCGCGCCGGAGACGGCAACCTCGGCCGAACCCTCAACCGGTTTTAGCGTTGCCTTCACGACGTTCTGGGTCACCTCCACCGAGAGACTTGCCACCACACCGCCCGTCGCCACATTGGACATGCCGCTGACGATGAGGCCTTGCGCATCGTCAAAGCTGACCTTGTGATCCACGCCGATCACCTTGACCATGCCGCACCGCCCCTTCAGCTCGACCATGTTTCCCTGGCCGGAGATGACGACATCCTGGCCGTCGCAGGCGAAGTCGCGAGACATCCTGACGCC
Coding sequences:
- a CDS encoding DUF3060 domain-containing protein, which produces MIGRFQTEDKTLKISCSLLAAAIVLLPASAFAEEIRVEGVRMSRDFACDGQDVVISGQGNMVELKGRCGMVKVIGVDHKVSFDDAQGLIVSGMSNVATGGVVASLSVEVTQNVVKATLKPVEGSAEVAVSGADQKVDLVVAGPTKVTVEGSANVLSWTSEAGVKAPTISTSGIDNRVTRR